The following proteins are encoded in a genomic region of Mesoplodon densirostris isolate mMesDen1 chromosome 12, mMesDen1 primary haplotype, whole genome shotgun sequence:
- the KANTR gene encoding LOW QUALITY PROTEIN: KDM5C adjacent transcript (The sequence of the model RefSeq protein was modified relative to this genomic sequence to represent the inferred CDS: deleted 1 base in 1 codon): MSSLSFLILITCVLSLFFLVSLARGLLILLTFSKNWVLLLFIHSIGFLFSISLLFNLNFYYLFSPTYFGFKLLFFL; the protein is encoded by the exons ATgtcctctctttcatttctgatactaATAACttgtgtcctctctctttttttcttagttagcctgGCTAGAGGCCTATTGATTTTATTGACCTTTTCAAAGAActgggttttgcttttgtttattcactctattggtttcttattttcaatttcattg ctttttaacctaaatttttattatttattttctcctaccTACTTTGGATTTAAGTTGCTCTTCTTTTTATAG